A stretch of Candidatus Nanogingivalaceae bacterium DNA encodes these proteins:
- a CDS encoding rRNA adenine N(6)-methyltransferase family protein, translated as MARKHRISQNFLRSPRIALMLVGHSNIRKRDFTLDIGAGSGVFTFALSKKSAQVLAIEFDSETFKKLKNNTKNLENVEVLRADFLHFNLSKSPQNYKVCANIPFHLSSPIIQKLVNAQNSPKSIYLILQKQFARKLIAGEQNFTSALGAKTFPFFENKIKKPLRKTDFTPPPAVETVFFEMKRRETPLISKEEQPIFNDFIDKMFATPEFYKKHCSLKFKTKKPSELKGEDWIEIWQFNKNFDRME; from the coding sequence ATGGCTAGAAAACACCGCATTTCACAAAATTTCTTGCGTTCGCCACGAATCGCGCTAATGCTCGTTGGGCATAGCAATATTCGAAAACGCGATTTTACGCTAGATATTGGCGCTGGAAGCGGTGTTTTTACTTTTGCTCTCAGTAAGAAATCTGCGCAAGTTTTAGCAATTGAGTTTGATAGTGAAACTTTCAAAAAATTAAAAAATAACACCAAAAACCTTGAAAATGTTGAGGTTTTGCGTGCAGACTTCTTACACTTCAACCTCTCAAAATCGCCTCAAAACTATAAAGTTTGTGCGAATATTCCGTTTCATTTAAGCTCGCCTATCATTCAAAAACTCGTAAATGCCCAAAATTCACCCAAAAGTATTTATTTAATTCTACAAAAACAATTCGCGCGTAAGCTAATAGCCGGTGAACAAAATTTCACTTCAGCCTTAGGCGCAAAAACTTTTCCTTTTTTCGAAAATAAAATAAAGAAACCACTCCGTAAGACTGACTTCACGCCACCCCCAGCCGTTGAAACTGTATTTTTTGAGATGAAACGGCGAGAAACTCCGCTAATTTCGAAAGAAGAACAGCCAATTTTTAACGATTTTATTGACAAAATGTTCGCCACTCCAGAATTTTACAAAAAACATTGTAGCTTGAAATTTAAAACCAAAAAACCAAGCGAATTAAAGGGTGAAGATTGGATTGAAATCTGGCAATTTAATAAAAATTTTGATAGAATGGAGTAA
- a CDS encoding G5 domain-containing protein, producing MRVLQPIYFYKKQLLIAGFASLGFLLLLNIFAVAGKNSAKATGQGNKILTVFESGQKTSFKTNAKTVREALKAQKINFSKEDSVEPGLDEELTGAEYSINIYRAKPVVIEDGELKTKILTAAQTPRQIAEKADLNVHNEDKLAFEESGNILEDGSINTLKITRAKEISVDLFGKTESFRTQAKTVEDFLKEKKIVLGKDDGISIDLKTQIANGLNFRIWRNGKQTLTVEEPTDFQTETIQDANKDSGYKEIKEAGEKGTKSVTYEVEMQNGKEISRKKINETEIKAAKKQVVIVGTKTSLPAGSHTDWMSAAGISASDYGYVDYIITKESTWRPTARNGQYYGLYQTSISNLNRHGCSGSTLSDPICQLRSASIYATSRYGSWAAAYAHWKASHSW from the coding sequence ATGCGAGTTTTACAACCTATTTATTTTTATAAAAAACAACTTCTAATTGCGGGGTTTGCTTCGCTTGGATTTTTGCTTCTATTAAATATTTTTGCAGTTGCGGGTAAAAATTCTGCAAAAGCTACAGGTCAGGGAAACAAAATTTTAACTGTTTTTGAAAGTGGCCAAAAAACTTCATTCAAAACTAATGCAAAAACTGTTCGAGAAGCGCTTAAAGCACAAAAAATTAATTTCTCAAAAGAAGACAGTGTCGAGCCGGGGCTTGATGAAGAATTAACCGGCGCTGAATACAGCATTAATATTTACCGCGCAAAACCGGTAGTCATTGAAGACGGCGAGCTAAAAACAAAAATTCTAACCGCAGCGCAAACCCCTCGCCAAATCGCCGAAAAAGCTGACTTAAACGTTCATAATGAAGATAAGCTTGCTTTTGAGGAATCAGGAAACATTCTTGAAGATGGCTCAATAAATACATTAAAAATTACTCGTGCTAAAGAAATTTCTGTCGACTTATTTGGAAAAACCGAAAGTTTTCGAACGCAAGCCAAAACTGTTGAGGATTTCTTGAAAGAAAAGAAAATCGTTCTTGGAAAAGACGATGGTATTTCGATTGACCTAAAAACTCAAATTGCGAATGGATTGAATTTTCGAATTTGGCGAAACGGTAAGCAAACTTTGACCGTTGAAGAACCAACAGATTTCCAAACTGAAACAATTCAAGACGCTAATAAAGATTCTGGCTATAAAGAAATCAAAGAAGCTGGCGAAAAAGGCACCAAGAGCGTAACTTATGAAGTTGAAATGCAGAATGGTAAAGAAATCTCACGCAAAAAAATCAATGAAACTGAAATTAAGGCTGCTAAAAAACAAGTGGTGATTGTTGGAACAAAAACTAGCCTCCCTGCCGGATCACACACAGATTGGATGAGCGCGGCTGGAATTTCTGCTAGCGATTACGGATATGTTGACTATATTATCACTAAAGAATCAACTTGGCGACCAACTGCTCGAAATGGACAATATTACGGTCTATACCAAACCTCTATTTCTAACTTAAACAGACATGGTTGCTCAGGCTCAACTTTAAGCGACCCCATTTGTCAGCTCCGTTCAGCATCAATTTACGCAACAAGCCGTTACGGCTCATGGGCAGCAGCATATGCACACTGGAAAGCGAGTCATTCGTGGTAA
- a CDS encoding RsmD family RNA methyltransferase has protein sequence MARKIKFETVKFDKITPGGQALGTLESGKKIFAWGVLPGETAKIQITKNKSSFAEGFAVEIFEKSAERIEPKDSESFLSTSPWQIFNFDFEQKTKQELILESFRQEKIELKNQEEFYSDGKIFKYRNKVEFSFWWEKSEQDENDGELNLAFFRRGGKGKIPVKGTSLATPEINQAGQKVLEILRTRKTPSRDLKTLLIRASQRGEISAQLYVKDENFTIFSEQELSKLNFKNFEIIFSNPKSPASVITERLQNSTDQKLQDSVLGIDFNYATESFFQINLPVYEQALRDMQKFIDTSKPTVDLYSGVGSIGLTIGAGDLTLVEINEFAVDEMQKNIKKLNREETAKAILAPSEKALEFIKKGSNLIVDPPRAGMNREVCEKILEIEPEKVIYLSCNPTTQARDVAILSKKYEITYARGYNFFPRTPHIENLIVLKLKK, from the coding sequence ATGGCACGAAAAATTAAGTTTGAAACAGTTAAGTTTGATAAAATTACCCCTGGCGGACAAGCCTTGGGAACGCTCGAATCGGGCAAAAAAATTTTTGCGTGGGGTGTTTTGCCGGGTGAGACCGCCAAAATTCAAATCACCAAAAATAAATCAAGTTTTGCCGAAGGTTTTGCGGTTGAAATTTTCGAAAAATCGGCCGAAAGAATTGAACCAAAAGATAGCGAAAGTTTTCTTTCAACCAGTCCGTGGCAGATTTTTAATTTTGATTTTGAGCAAAAAACCAAGCAAGAGCTAATCCTTGAAAGCTTCCGCCAAGAAAAAATTGAATTAAAAAATCAAGAAGAATTTTATTCTGACGGAAAAATTTTTAAATACCGCAACAAGGTAGAATTTTCATTTTGGTGGGAAAAATCTGAACAAGATGAAAATGACGGCGAATTAAATTTGGCGTTTTTTAGACGGGGTGGAAAGGGAAAAATCCCAGTAAAAGGCACGAGTTTGGCGACGCCAGAAATCAATCAAGCTGGCCAAAAAGTGCTTGAAATTTTACGCACAAGAAAAACACCAAGCCGAGATTTAAAAACTTTGTTAATTCGCGCCAGTCAAAGGGGTGAAATTTCAGCCCAGCTTTATGTAAAAGATGAAAACTTTACAATTTTCAGCGAGCAAGAACTTTCGAAACTCAACTTTAAAAACTTCGAAATTATCTTTTCGAATCCAAAGTCGCCAGCTAGCGTGATTACCGAAAGACTTCAAAACTCAACAGATCAAAAACTACAAGATTCTGTGCTAGGAATTGACTTTAATTATGCAACGGAAAGCTTTTTCCAAATCAATTTGCCGGTTTATGAGCAAGCTTTGCGCGATATGCAAAAATTCATCGACACATCAAAGCCAACGGTTGACTTATATTCTGGTGTGGGTTCAATTGGACTTACGATTGGCGCGGGCGATTTAACCCTAGTGGAAATCAATGAATTTGCAGTGGATGAAATGCAAAAAAATATCAAAAAGCTAAATAGGGAAGAAACCGCAAAAGCTATCTTGGCGCCAAGCGAAAAAGCGCTGGAGTTTATCAAAAAAGGTTCAAACCTAATTGTTGACCCACCAAGAGCCGGAATGAATCGCGAAGTTTGTGAGAAAATTCTCGAAATTGAGCCAGAAAAAGTAATTTACCTAAGTTGCAACCCAACCACACAAGCGCGTGACGTGGCAATTTTGAGCAAAAAATACGAGATAACTTATGCGCGTGGATATAACTTTTTTCCACGAACACCGCACATTGAAAACCTGATCGTATTAAAGCTCAAAAAATAA
- the metG gene encoding methionine--tRNA ligase produces the protein MTKKKLYITTAIPYANGAPHIGNALDYLIADIWSRYQRQQGNEVRFQVGTDEHGNKIAEKAAENGLTPQEYVDGTVQNFKNLMDKMKTTYTDFIRTTDSHHVGASQYIWMKLQPYIYKNTYEGWYCTGCESFYTEKEVAESHGVCPNHQKPFERLSEENYYLRISEFTPKIIEAIESDRMKIVPEYRKKEFLNFLKGGLEDVSISRPKKNLTWGIPVPGDPEQIMYVWIDALANYLTVIGYPDIPEWEDFWPANVQVIGKDILRFHAGIWPAMLLGLGLPLPKTLLVHGHISSNGIKMSKSIGNVVDPNEIIDNYGLDAFRYYFSRHIATQDDGDFTWEKFENAYNNELGNDLGNLASRVANMVKRYQSGVIGEIPRDEHDRHTYNNYMKGLEFNKAIDEAWGLVRAHNQYIEGVKPWEIAKKAKEDKDEENHLAEVLAHSVSGLLQIGEMLKPFMPDTAEKLQTIFGSGVIRDEEIGLLFPKIYLKTEDPRAAKIAAAQNKQQPKK, from the coding sequence ATGACAAAGAAAAAACTCTATATCACAACCGCAATTCCTTACGCAAATGGCGCGCCACATATTGGTAATGCGCTCGATTATTTAATTGCCGACATTTGGTCAAGATATCAACGACAACAGGGAAATGAAGTTCGTTTTCAAGTTGGGACAGACGAGCATGGAAATAAAATTGCTGAAAAAGCAGCCGAAAACGGCTTAACTCCGCAAGAATATGTTGACGGAACTGTTCAAAATTTCAAAAATTTAATGGACAAAATGAAAACAACTTACACGGATTTTATCCGAACAACAGATTCACATCACGTTGGGGCTTCACAATATATCTGGATGAAACTTCAGCCTTATATCTATAAAAATACTTACGAAGGCTGGTATTGTACAGGTTGTGAAAGTTTTTACACCGAGAAAGAAGTAGCCGAATCACATGGAGTTTGTCCAAATCACCAAAAGCCTTTCGAAAGACTTTCGGAAGAAAACTATTATTTGCGAATTTCAGAATTTACTCCAAAAATTATCGAAGCGATTGAATCAGATCGAATGAAAATCGTTCCAGAATATCGCAAGAAAGAATTTTTAAACTTTCTAAAAGGTGGACTCGAAGATGTTTCAATTTCACGACCAAAAAAGAATCTAACTTGGGGAATTCCAGTTCCTGGCGATCCAGAACAAATTATGTATGTCTGGATTGACGCCTTAGCAAACTACCTAACTGTTATTGGCTATCCTGACATTCCTGAATGGGAAGATTTCTGGCCTGCAAACGTGCAAGTCATTGGTAAAGATATTTTGCGTTTTCATGCTGGAATTTGGCCAGCAATGCTACTCGGCCTTGGGTTACCTCTACCTAAAACTCTATTAGTTCACGGTCATATTTCAAGCAATGGTATAAAAATGAGTAAATCTATCGGAAACGTGGTTGATCCGAATGAAATTATCGATAACTATGGACTAGATGCTTTTCGATATTATTTCTCGCGCCACATTGCAACTCAAGATGATGGTGATTTCACTTGGGAGAAATTCGAAAATGCCTACAATAACGAACTGGGTAACGATTTGGGAAACTTAGCCTCACGCGTAGCAAACATGGTTAAACGGTATCAGTCTGGCGTGATCGGTGAAATTCCTCGCGATGAACACGACCGCCACACCTACAACAACTATATGAAAGGTCTGGAATTCAACAAAGCTATCGATGAAGCTTGGGGATTGGTTCGCGCGCATAATCAATATATTGAAGGCGTAAAACCTTGGGAAATTGCTAAAAAAGCAAAAGAAGACAAGGATGAAGAAAATCACTTAGCAGAAGTTCTTGCGCACTCAGTTTCAGGACTTCTTCAGATTGGTGAAATGCTTAAACCCTTCATGCCCGACACAGCCGAAAAACTCCAAACAATTTTTGGTAGTGGTGTAATTCGCGATGAAGAGATTGGACTACTTTTCCCAAAAATTTATCTTAAAACTGAAGATCCACGTGCCGCAAAAATTGCAGCAGCGCAAAATAAGCAGCAACCTAAAAAATAA
- a CDS encoding GNAT family N-acetyltransferase gives MKIKDRGILNVMQKISNDEWSFYFLHDLGLDQQGEVALWLSNLTKQDDTVLDMSPDDIMEKACVALLFDEKTDKVIASASMMKPQLNSFRQYLGEIGSMFTLEDYQNQGCASYLVHKIDEWAETQPKIDGAYAFLNTKSPRSFVVNGYDGEILKDGKVLNAAEIVPAYAFNLCRTICRDQRAIHLMDLELQKKDLSLSIETFNSQGEEFSEVKQSCLKTLAEINAILDNAKKQRAEKFSDYIRKVHLKIFEHNLKGNSEDSDYYTEVHNKIINFYYQNFKNNLHCCDVVVAKLY, from the coding sequence ATGAAAATTAAGGATAGAGGTATCTTAAATGTTATGCAAAAGATTTCAAACGATGAATGGTCGTTCTATTTCTTACATGATCTAGGTTTAGATCAACAGGGTGAAGTCGCATTGTGGCTTTCAAATTTAACAAAACAAGACGACACAGTCTTAGATATGTCACCGGATGACATCATGGAAAAAGCTTGTGTTGCGTTACTTTTTGATGAAAAAACCGATAAGGTTATCGCTTCTGCCTCAATGATGAAACCGCAACTGAATTCTTTTCGCCAGTATCTTGGTGAAATTGGTTCAATGTTTACGCTCGAAGATTATCAAAATCAAGGTTGCGCTAGCTACTTGGTTCATAAAATTGATGAATGGGCTGAAACTCAACCTAAAATTGATGGTGCCTATGCATTCTTAAATACAAAATCACCGCGCTCATTTGTAGTGAATGGTTACGACGGCGAAATTTTAAAAGACGGAAAGGTTTTGAACGCTGCGGAAATTGTTCCAGCTTATGCATTCAATCTTTGCCGAACAATTTGCCGAGATCAACGCGCGATCCACTTGATGGATCTTGAACTTCAAAAAAAGGATCTAAGCTTAAGTATTGAAACATTTAATTCTCAGGGAGAAGAATTTAGTGAAGTTAAGCAATCGTGTCTAAAAACTTTAGCTGAGATAAACGCTATCCTCGATAATGCAAAAAAACAGCGCGCAGAAAAATTCAGCGATTATATCAGAAAGGTGCATTTGAAAATTTTTGAGCATAACCTGAAAGGCAATTCTGAGGATTCAGATTACTATACAGAAGTTCATAACAAAATTATTAATTTTTATTACCAGAACTTCAAAAATAATTTGCACTGCTGTGATGTGGTGGTTGCAAAATTATATTAA
- the rsmA gene encoding 16S rRNA (adenine(1518)-N(6)/adenine(1519)-N(6))-dimethyltransferase RsmA, translated as MRDRFILDGIAEEAEIKNGDFVLEIGPGLGTLTSSLLRYAGDTGEVLSIEFDENLAKKLPAQFPGKNLTVQNADFLDFDLSKLPKKYKVAANVPYYITSKIIEKLLTSDNKPSVAALLVQKEVAERICAKPGDLSILAIASQIYANAELGQIVEREFFTPPPKVDSQVVILKAREQNLIEKFNLENNCQVSEKEFFRIVKAGFAAKRKKISKSLSANLAISKEKSAEILEACEISPDLRAQDLKINDWLKISKLFFNR; from the coding sequence TTGCGCGATAGATTTATTTTGGATGGAATCGCTGAAGAAGCCGAAATTAAAAACGGCGATTTCGTGCTTGAAATTGGCCCAGGCCTTGGAACACTAACATCTTCGCTCTTAAGGTATGCTGGCGATACGGGTGAGGTTCTTTCAATCGAGTTTGATGAAAACTTGGCAAAAAAACTACCAGCACAATTTCCAGGCAAGAATCTTACCGTTCAAAATGCGGATTTTTTAGATTTTGATCTTTCAAAACTACCGAAAAAATATAAAGTTGCCGCAAACGTGCCATATTACATCACTTCAAAAATTATCGAAAAACTACTTACAAGCGATAATAAACCAAGTGTTGCTGCGCTTTTAGTCCAAAAAGAAGTAGCTGAGCGAATTTGCGCAAAACCTGGAGATTTAAGTATTTTAGCGATCGCCTCACAGATTTATGCAAATGCCGAGCTTGGCCAAATTGTTGAACGAGAGTTTTTTACACCACCGCCAAAAGTTGATTCTCAAGTGGTTATTTTAAAGGCTAGGGAACAAAATCTAATTGAAAAATTTAACCTCGAAAACAACTGTCAAGTTTCTGAAAAAGAATTCTTTCGAATTGTTAAAGCTGGTTTTGCAGCAAAACGTAAAAAAATTTCGAAAAGCTTGAGCGCTAATCTTGCAATTTCGAAAGAAAAATCTGCTGAAATTTTAGAAGCTTGTGAAATTTCGCCAGATCTACGCGCACAAGATTTAAAAATTAATGATTGGCTAAAAATTTCGAAATTATTTTTCAACCGATAA
- a CDS encoding TatD family hydrolase gives MKIIDSHCHIHDKDFPIPQSEVFENMQNAKISKAICIGENLENSKLAVDFSTENSGEIKLFSAIGVHPHEAEKYNPKELIAELEQLSKKPKVVAIGEIGLDYFYENSNREAQKTLLKAQLELAQKLNLPVSFHVREAFEDFWPIFDEVSKNGKIRGVLHSFTDSKENLNEALKRDLFVGVNGISTFVKKPEELEMFANIPLSKTLIETDSPFLAPKGKRGKPNQPAFSKLVVEDLAEKRQISIEEIAKITSKNTEELFNI, from the coding sequence ATGAAAATTATTGATTCACATTGTCATATTCATGATAAGGATTTTCCAATTCCACAAAGTGAAGTTTTTGAAAATATGCAAAACGCTAAAATTTCGAAAGCAATCTGTATCGGCGAAAATCTTGAAAACTCAAAACTTGCAGTCGATTTTTCAACTGAGAACTCTGGCGAGATTAAGCTCTTCTCAGCAATTGGCGTTCATCCGCATGAAGCAGAAAAATATAATCCAAAAGAGTTAATTGCAGAGCTTGAACAGCTTTCGAAAAAACCAAAAGTTGTAGCAATTGGTGAAATTGGGCTTGATTATTTTTATGAAAATTCAAATCGTGAAGCACAAAAAACGCTTTTAAAAGCACAGCTTGAACTTGCGCAAAAATTAAATTTACCAGTGAGTTTTCATGTTCGTGAAGCTTTTGAAGATTTTTGGCCAATTTTCGACGAAGTTTCGAAAAATGGTAAAATTCGTGGCGTTTTACATTCTTTTACAGATTCGAAAGAGAATTTGAATGAAGCTCTAAAACGAGATTTATTCGTTGGTGTGAATGGTATCTCTACTTTTGTAAAAAAGCCCGAAGAGCTAGAAATGTTTGCCAATATTCCACTTTCGAAAACTTTGATTGAAACAGATTCGCCGTTCTTAGCGCCAAAAGGCAAACGCGGAAAGCCGAATCAACCTGCATTTTCAAAATTAGTGGTTGAAGATTTAGCAGAAAAACGACAAATTTCAATCGAAGAAATCGCCAAAATTACGTCTAAAAACACTGAAGAGTTATTCAATATCTAA
- a CDS encoding DUF421 domain-containing protein, whose translation MDLFLLLTIKLIIGFLALTLIINITGKGNLAPSSASDQIINYVLGGIIGGVIYNNNITILEFVAILCIWCALVLSLKWIKKNNVTAKQLIDGKALTIINEGKINIENCKKAGLSAHDVAFKLRTNGIFSSDGIKRAIVEQDGQLIIIHSGEENPKFPIITDGQLQNDILKLIGKDEKWLLAELKKQGVDKYSDVFLGEYVDKKLKLTTYK comes from the coding sequence ATGGACTTGTTTTTACTATTAACCATTAAACTAATAATTGGCTTTCTAGCATTGACGCTAATTATAAATATAACAGGAAAAGGCAACCTAGCGCCATCATCGGCTAGCGACCAGATTATAAATTATGTTCTCGGTGGAATAATCGGAGGAGTAATCTATAATAATAACATCACGATTCTCGAATTTGTTGCTATTTTATGTATTTGGTGCGCCCTTGTACTATCTCTAAAATGGATAAAGAAAAATAATGTAACCGCCAAACAACTAATAGATGGCAAAGCCTTAACCATTATTAATGAAGGTAAGATAAACATCGAAAACTGCAAAAAAGCAGGTTTATCTGCTCACGATGTGGCTTTTAAATTACGAACTAACGGTATTTTTTCGTCAGACGGAATAAAAAGAGCTATTGTTGAACAAGATGGACAGCTAATTATAATTCACTCTGGTGAAGAAAATCCAAAATTTCCTATCATTACAGATGGTCAACTACAAAATGATATTCTTAAATTGATCGGAAAAGATGAAAAATGGCTTCTTGCTGAGCTTAAAAAACAAGGAGTAGACAAGTATAGCGATGTATTCCTAGGTGAATATGTAGATAAAAAACTAAAGCTAACTACCTATAAATAA
- a CDS encoding UvrD-helicase domain-containing protein translates to MDITKGLNKNQKEAVETLSGPMLILAGAGSGKTKTLTHRIANLIAHGVASETILAVTFTNKAAREMRERLADLLNRDANDRFFMPWMGTFHGICVKILRLKGEAIGVAPNFVIYDEDDRRSLIKKIMKELQIDEKSLKPQSVSSAISNAKNQLLTAEEFANGANWGFEQKVSEIFLRYEKERNKANALDFDDLLFETVKLLQQNKEIREFWQNKFNHILIDEYQDTNAAQYAIIKMIVNAERNICVVGDDWQSIYSWRGADFTNILNFERDYKGAKVIKLEQNYRSTENILNAAHNVISKNHNRTDKKLFTELGKGEPVLVQSARDESEEAAKIAGQIFSFKTVGARKFSDFAILYRTNAQSYNFEKAMIRYQIPYKIFGGTRFYDRKEIKDILAYLRVIYNPLDRVAFERIVNVPARGLGAVSLSKFLNWQSSNSLDLISSLLQAGELSTLTSRARNSLVNLGEIFRECQILSENSSNPSEIIERILERTNYGKNEKLTENEATERSEYLSTLVSEAKNYADLASFLEDAALMSSADAKSGDEVNLMTLHAAKGLEFPVVFLAGMEEGIFPHSRVFDTGEDDLEEERRLCYVGMTRAREELILSYAESRAVFGQRNYSSPSRFITDAELELPKKNFGGWNDFSKEEEDYSQEVSFEEFDDFYSDECGLQIGDRVKSPAFGAGIVKDIDGLAVEIEFGNGKIRKLNAEFARLEKL, encoded by the coding sequence ATGGATATTACGAAAGGCTTAAATAAAAATCAAAAAGAGGCGGTGGAAACTTTAAGTGGGCCAATGCTAATTTTGGCGGGCGCGGGAAGCGGTAAAACCAAAACTTTAACGCACCGAATTGCGAATTTAATTGCGCACGGCGTAGCGAGCGAAACGATTTTAGCGGTGACTTTCACCAACAAAGCCGCGCGAGAAATGCGTGAACGTTTGGCGGATTTGCTTAACCGCGACGCGAACGACCGATTTTTTATGCCTTGGATGGGAACTTTTCACGGAATTTGCGTGAAGATTTTGCGACTTAAAGGTGAAGCGATTGGCGTGGCGCCAAATTTTGTGATTTATGATGAGGACGACCGACGAAGCTTGATTAAAAAAATCATGAAAGAATTACAAATTGACGAAAAAAGTTTGAAACCGCAAAGTGTTTCAAGCGCAATTTCGAATGCAAAAAATCAGCTTTTAACGGCAGAAGAATTTGCAAACGGCGCAAACTGGGGTTTTGAGCAAAAAGTTTCTGAGATTTTTTTGCGCTACGAAAAAGAACGAAACAAAGCGAATGCGCTAGATTTTGATGATTTGCTTTTCGAAACAGTAAAATTACTTCAGCAAAATAAAGAAATTCGCGAATTTTGGCAAAATAAATTTAATCATATTTTGATTGACGAGTATCAGGATACGAACGCGGCACAATATGCGATTATAAAAATGATCGTGAACGCCGAGCGAAATATTTGCGTGGTTGGTGATGACTGGCAGAGCATTTATTCTTGGCGTGGTGCAGATTTTACGAATATTTTGAATTTCGAAAGAGATTACAAGGGTGCAAAAGTAATAAAACTGGAGCAAAATTATCGTTCAACTGAGAATATTTTGAACGCCGCACACAACGTGATTTCGAAAAACCACAACCGAACCGATAAAAAACTCTTTACCGAACTCGGTAAAGGCGAACCCGTTTTAGTGCAAAGTGCGCGCGATGAAAGCGAAGAAGCGGCGAAAATTGCAGGCCAGATTTTCAGTTTTAAAACTGTTGGTGCACGAAAATTTAGCGATTTCGCAATTCTTTATCGCACAAACGCGCAAAGCTATAACTTTGAAAAAGCAATGATTCGGTATCAAATTCCGTATAAAATTTTTGGTGGAACACGCTTTTATGACCGCAAAGAAATTAAAGATATTTTGGCTTATTTGCGAGTGATTTATAATCCACTCGACCGCGTGGCTTTTGAGCGAATTGTGAATGTGCCAGCGCGCGGTTTGGGTGCAGTGAGCCTTTCGAAATTCTTGAACTGGCAAAGTTCGAATAGTTTGGATTTGATTTCGAGCTTACTTCAAGCTGGAGAACTTTCAACCTTAACTTCACGCGCACGAAATTCATTAGTAAATCTGGGCGAGATTTTTCGCGAATGCCAAATTTTAAGCGAAAATTCATCAAACCCGAGCGAAATTATTGAGAGAATTTTAGAACGAACAAATTACGGTAAAAATGAAAAATTAACTGAAAACGAAGCAACTGAACGAAGTGAATATCTTTCAACCTTAGTAAGTGAAGCAAAAAATTACGCAGATTTGGCAAGCTTTTTGGAAGATGCCGCACTGATGAGTTCAGCTGATGCAAAAAGTGGCGATGAAGTGAATTTAATGACTTTGCACGCCGCAAAAGGTTTGGAGTTCCCGGTGGTATTTTTGGCGGGAATGGAAGAAGGGATTTTTCCGCACAGCCGAGTTTTTGACACTGGTGAAGATGATTTAGAAGAAGAACGCCGACTTTGCTATGTGGGAATGACGCGCGCACGAGAAGAGTTAATTTTGAGCTATGCTGAATCGCGAGCTGTTTTTGGTCAACGAAATTATTCTAGTCCGAGCCGTTTTATTACTGATGCCGAGCTAGAGCTACCAAAAAAGAATTTTGGCGGCTGGAATGATTTTTCGAAAGAAGAAGAAGATTATAGCCAAGAGGTTAGTTTTGAGGAATTTGATGATTTTTATTCTGATGAATGCGGCTTGCAAATTGGCGATCGTGTGAAAAGCCCCGCTTTTGGTGCCGGTATCGTTAAAGATATCGATGGATTGGCGGTTGAAATTGAGTTTGGCAACGGCAAAATTCGAAAACTAAACGCTGAATTTGCCCGCCTCGAAAAGCTCTAA
- a CDS encoding type II secretion system GspH family protein has protein sequence MNLINKNNKKGFTIIEVVLVLAIAGLIFLMVFLALPALQRSQRDTQRKNDASRLRAAVTDYSSNNRGALPWTAAGDIADDSAFLKNYVLKGSSFNDPSTNAQYKVKAKDTNNTASMSDTAIGTMYVAAKAACDSDGAIKAGNSIVVSVKTESGVANCVEG, from the coding sequence ATGAACCTAATCAACAAAAACAATAAAAAAGGTTTCACAATCATCGAAGTTGTGCTTGTGCTTGCCATTGCAGGTCTTATCTTCTTGATGGTGTTCTTGGCATTGCCAGCATTGCAACGATCACAACGTGATACACAACGAAAGAACGACGCTTCACGCTTGCGCGCAGCCGTAACAGACTATAGCTCAAACAACCGAGGAGCATTGCCTTGGACTGCTGCAGGAGATATCGCAGATGATTCAGCATTCCTAAAAAACTATGTTTTGAAAGGATCGAGCTTCAATGACCCTTCAACAAATGCTCAATACAAGGTTAAAGCAAAGGATACTAATAATACAGCATCAATGAGTGACACTGCTATTGGAACTATGTATGTAGCTGCAAAGGCTGCTTGTGATAGTGACGGTGCTATAAAAGCTGGTAACTCAATCGTTGTATCAGTTAAAACTGAAAGCGGTGTTGCTAACTGCGTAGAAGGATAA